In one window of Clupea harengus chromosome 4, Ch_v2.0.2, whole genome shotgun sequence DNA:
- the tns2a gene encoding tensin-2 isoform X3: MFILLSHSSHSQSHSPFPVIHSSIVWAPPSHRTPRTKENKSIVSGNYACRAYGNVVKVRNQASVPGGISIYKMNKVGKGEPHIFKEKAFKKKRQCGVCHQSIDTLGSFCRVCKTATHKKCEAKVNTACIPAPPSDLQRRGTAPSRHIQHLGSTKSLTYSKQRSTLPRSFSVDRVMERVMERNYDFDLTYITERIISVFFPPLLEEQRYRGNLKEVASMLKSKHQDKFLLLNLSERRHDITRMNQKVHDFGWPDLHAPPLDKICAMCKAMETWLNSDPQHVVVLHCKGNKGKTGVIIAAYMHYSKISAGADQALSTLAMRKFCEDKVSSSLQPSQNRYIYYFGGLLSGAIKMNSSPLFLHQVLIPTIPNFQADGGYFPFLKIYQSMQLVYTSGIYDLQGSGGRRLCVTIEPALLLKGDIMVKCYHRRVQNAERDTVFRLQFHTCTIHGAQLWFGKGELDEACSDDRFPSDATVEFVFSSGPEKMKGREYQRNDPAVTVDYNTSDPVVRWDSYENFNQRYQDSLEDIAHTRGPVDGSLYAQVKKRRAAGSGSLTSTNGSLPCSGAEERPSQLMSVSSDSGHSSSALAERNEEPPRPPPPTQQEREDLERLLGGIEGNRGGRRDQRERETAILDDGDPVLPPERAGTLRLSRSCSCRVGYRSQHCSEPACERPHHLSNGYCLDRASSSNGHSGAPPPGLMGMCQHHSTHPHQSLPPPDLLWDRQQGPPHYLHRACSEGPTRHLCPYPGQDIPPNPHPLSAPGRLLCRADEYLPYPHPTSHSHGHSHHPKPPGPYHDMMLLDSLGPPGCPCRDCCIRREDSAFHALRMDRGEGLHWEREALRRGREVSLHWDRDRDADLQWEREREREAEYWHRRATVSAYGPQDHDLPTFAFDPLPSGHPAYPEPTHSHTHSHLDIKYSSSSGYQTPRQACPCSPYQPSPSESRGYASGYQSESTSPLPPPAGCPGHSSHPSGPMESHTEAHSQPYPDTQTDGPTTVIEAAHWRDHINHPVSSRGIHREAHIPCSTPSDMSGPPTPVHTSSPLRTQESPSLAARDCEVRSKEALGDTSAPAQSPVRAQAGPQEPHSTSPGSRPREPSSTDPSTPAQAAPETLSPSSPLIPEVQQTPPVPAGSPTQTTPMAVMPPNHPENHTHPTPALPSEESPQVPRDSSPSASVAALAQRAGPDSSSLSSPPASPVSTSAQPHTNGCCPQPETVIPKPDSAPSSPQPPHSSQEGSPSTEPPVPGFATLGRRLMLASEPVGHLQHYSSMEGIASARGSPASEGHITPNFPLSPGYYQPFGSLGSYTGHPGSTVPQPPLPEKRRQGTLPGSPNGRLGSLRPGAGSQQSVQHHVTFSPSVGEVALPAGESDAVTEEELGNRVSVKFVQDSSRFWYKSGISRDQAIAALKEREPGAFLIRDSNSFQGAYGLALKVATPPPNVNSHKVADPSEQLVRHFLIETGPRGVKIKGCQNEPYFGSLSALVYQHSITPISLPCALRISEKDLLGDIQEVQPVSNLSTAADLLKQGAACNVLFLNSVETESLTGPQAIAKATAATMSRSPRPAATVVHFKVSAQGITLTDSQRRVFFRRHYPLNSVTFSSIDPQDRRWTNSDSTTSKVFGFMAKKPGSVAENVCHLFAELDPEQPASAIVNFINKVMLAPQRR; encoded by the exons GTGGGGAAGGGAGAGCCGCACATCTTCAAGGAGAAGGCCTTCAAGAAGAAGCGTCAGTGTGGAGTGTGTCACCAGAGCATCGACACCCTCGGCTCCTTCTGTCGAG TGTGCAAAACAGCCACACATAAGAAATGTGAAGCAAAG GTGAACACAGCCTGCATCCCAGCTCCCCCATCTGACCTG CAGCGCAGGGGGACTGCTCCCTCCAGACACATCCAGCACCTG gGCTCCACAAAGTCTTTGACGTACTCCAAACAGCGGAGCACTCTTCCCAG GAGCTTCAGTGTGGACCGGGTGATGGAGCGTGTCATGGAGAGGAACTATGACTTTGACCTCACCTACATCACAGAGAGGATCATCTCGGTCTTCTTCCCCCCTCTGCTGGAGGAGCAGCGCTACCGTGGAAACCTCAAGGAGGTGGCCTCCATGCTGAAATCCAAGCACCAGGACAAGTTTCTG CTTCTCAACCTCTCAGAGAGAAGGCATGACATCACACGCATGAACCAAAAG GTCCATGACTTTGGCTGGCCCGACCTTCACGCCCCTCCTCTCGACAAAATCTGTGCCATGTGCAAAGCCATGGAGACCTGGCTGAACTCCGACCCCCAGCATGTGGTGGTGCTGCACTgcaag GGAAACAAAGGTAAAACTGGAGTCATCATTGCAGCCTACATGCACTACAGCAAGATTTCAGCAGG GGCAGACCAGGCTCTGAGCACACTGGCCATGAGGAAGTTCTGCGAGGACAaggtctcctcctccctccagccTTCACAGAACAG GTACATCTACTACTTCGGGGGGCTCCTCTCAGGGGCCATCAAGATGAACAGCAGTCCCCTGTTCCTCCACCAGGTCCTCATCCCCACCATCCCCAACTTCCAGGCAGATGGAG GATACTTTCCATTCCTGAAGATATATCAGTCCATGCAGCTGGTCTACACATCTGGAATATA TGACCTGCAGGGCTCAGGAGGAAGGCGACTGTGTGTAACCATTGAACCGGCGCTGCTGCTGAAAGGAGACATAATG GTGAAATGCTACCACAGGCGGGTCCAGAATGCCGAGAGGGACACAGTGTTCCGGCTGCAGTTCCACACCTGCACCATCCACGGAGCGCAGCTCTGGTTTGGCAAAGGGGAGCTGGACGAGGCCTGCTCAG ATGACAGATTTCCCTCTGATGCAACAGTGGAGTTTGTGTTTTCCTCCGGACCAGAAAAGATGAAAG GTCGGGAATACCAGAGGAATGACCCTGCGGTTACTGTTGACTATAACACATCGGACCCAGTGGTGCGCTGGGATTCTTATGAGAACTTTAACCAGAGGTATCAAGACAGCTTGGAAG ATATTGCTCATACGCGTGGCCCAGTGGATGGCAGTCTGTATGCCCAGGTGAAGAAGAGACGTGCGGCCGGCTCTGGATCCCTCACCTCCACCAATGGGAGCCTGCCGTGCAGCGGCGCCGAGGAGAGGCCCAGTCAGCTGATGTCGGTGAGCTCCGACTCGGGCCACTCTTCCTCTGCCCTGGCCGAGCGCAACGAGGAGCCCCCGCGCCCGCCGCCCCCCACCCAGCAGGAGCGCGAGGACCTGGAGCGGCTGCTGGGGGGCATCGAGGGCAATCGGGGCGGCAGGCGAGACCAGCGGGAGCGCGAGACGGCCATTTTGGACGACGGAGACCCCGTGCTGCCCCCCGAGCGCGCGGGCACCCTGAGGCTGagccgctcctgctcctgccgcGTGGGCTACCGCTCCCAGCACTGCTCCGAACCGGCCTGCGAGCGGCCCCACCACCTGTCCAACGGCTACTGCCTGGACAGGGCGTCCAGCTCCAACGGGCACTCCGGCGCCCCGCCGCCGGGCCTCATGGGGATGTGCCAGCACCACAGCACCCACCCTCACCAGTCCCTGCCACCTCCAGACCTGCTGTGGGATCGACAGCAGGGGCCCCCGCACTACCTGCACCGTGCCTGCTCTGAAGGCCCCACCCGGCACCTGTGCCCCTACCCTGGCCAGGACATCCCCCCGAACCCCCACCCTCTGTCTGCCCCCGGGCGTCTGCTCTGCCGAGCGGATGAGTACCTGCCTTACCCCCACCCCACGTCCCACAGTCACGGCCACTCACACCACCCCAAGCCCCCCGGCCCCTACCACGACATGATGCTGCTGGACAGCCTGGGTCCTCCTGGCTGCCCCTGCCGGGACTGCTGTATCAGGAGGGAGGACTCGGCCTTCCACGCGCTGCGCATGGACAGGGGGGAGGGTCTGCACTGGGAGAGGGAGGCCCTGAGACGAGGCCGCGAGGTCTCTCTCCACTGGGACCGGGACCGGGACGCCGACCTGCAGtgggagcgagagcgagagcgggaGGCCGAGTACTGGCATCGCAGGGCCACCGTGTCAGCATACGGGCCCCAGGACCACGACCTACCCACGTTCGCCTTTGACCCCTTGCCGTCCGGCCACCCAGCCTACCCAGAGCCCACGCACTCGCACACCCACTCGCACCTGGACATTaaatacagcagcagcagcggctaCCAGACCCCGCGGCAGGCCTGCCCCTGCTCTCCCTACCAGCCCTCCCCCTCAGAGAGCAGAGGCTACGCGTCAGGGTACCAGTCAGAGTCCACctcacctctcccccctcctgccGGCTGCCCCGGACACTCCAGCCACCCCAGTGGCCCAATGGAGAGCCACACCGAGGCCCATTCGCAACCGTATCCTGACACACAAACTG ATGGCCCTACAACCGTCATTGAGGCTGCCCACTGGCGGGACCACATTAACCATCCTGTGTCCTCGAGGGGGatacacagagaagcacacattCCTTGCTCTACGCCGTCAGATATGTCTGGACCACCCACACCGGTTCATACCAGCAGCCCTCTGCGTACACAAGAGAG CCCCAGCTTGGCAGCTCGTGATTGTGAGGTGCGCTCTAAAGAGGCCCTTGGTGACACCAGTGCACCGGCTCAGTCCCCGGTCCGAGCCCAGGCTGGACCACAGGAACCTCACAGCACCAGCCCGGGCTCCAGGCCCAGGGAGCCCTCCAGCACCGACCCCAGCACCCCTGCACAGGCAGCTCCGGAGACCCTCAGCCCCTCCTCCCCACTCATTCCAGAGGTGCAGCAGACACCGCCTGTGCCTGCTGGCTCCCCTACCCAGACCACACCAATGGCTGTCATGCCCCCTAACCACCCCGAGAACCACACTCACCCCACGCCTGCCCTCCCATCAGAGGAAAGCCCACAGGTCCCTCGGGACAGTTCTCCATCGGCCAGCGTGGCTGCACTGGCCCAGCGGGCAGGACCCGactcctccagcctctcctccccccctgccTCTCCCGTGTCCACCTCAGCCCAGCCCCACACCAATGGCTGCTGCCCGCAACCAGAAACTGTGATTCCCAAACCCGACTCAGCTCCCTCCTCGCCTCAGCCTCCCCACAGCAGCCAGGAGGGGTCCCCCTCCACGGAGCCCCCCGTGCCAGGCTTCGCCACGCTCGGCCGGAGGCTCATGCTGGCCTCCGAGCCAGTGGGGCATCTGCAGCACTACTCCAGTATGGAGGGCATTGCCAGCGCCCGGGGATCCCCTGCCTCTGAGGGCCACATCACCCCCAACTTCCCACTGTCTCCTGGCTACTACCAGCCCTTCGGGTCTCTGGGCTCCTACACGGGTCACCCGGGCAGCACGGTCCCCCAGCCTCCGCTCCCCGAGAAACGTCGCCAAGGCACACTGCCCGGATCGCCCAATGGAAGGCTGGGCTCGTTGAGGCCTGGGGCGGGGAGCCAGCAGTCTGTCCAGCACCATGTCACATTCTCCCCATCCGTGGGTGAGGTAGCCCTGCCCGCCGGCGAAAGCGACGCCGTTACTGAGGAGGAGCTGGGCAACAGAGTCAGCGTCAAATTTGTGCAGGACAGCTCCCGCTTCTGGTACAAGTCAGGCATTTCCAGGGACCAAG CTATTGCGGCgcttaaagagagagagcctggggCTTTTTTGATCCGGGACAGCAACTCATTTCAAGGGGCCTACGGCCTTGCACTGAAGGTGGCAACTCCACCCCCCAATGTAAACAGCCACAAAG TGGCAGATCCTTCAGAACAACTGGTACGGCATTTCCTGATTGAAACGGGTCCACGTGGTGTTAAGATCAAGGGATGTCAAAATGAGCCCTATTTCG GAAGTCTGTCTGCTCTTGTATATCAGCATTCCATCACTCCAATCTCCCTGCCTTGTGCCCTTCGCATCTCAGAGAAAG ACCTATTAGGAGACATCCAGGAGGTGCAGCCGGTGAGCAACCTGAGCACAGCGGCAGACCTGCTCAAGCAGGGCGCAG CTTGTAATGTGCTGTTCCTGAACTCCGTGGAGACGGAGTCACTGACAGGACCCCAGGCTATTGCAAAAGCGACTGCTGCAACCATGTCTCGGAGTCCGCGGCCAGCTGCCACCGTGGTCCACTTTAAGGTGTCGGCCCAAGGCATCACGCTCACGGACAGCCAGCGCAG gGTGTTCTTCAGGAGACACTATCCTCTTAACAGTGTCACGTTCAGCAGCATTGATCCACAAGACCGAAG GTGGACTAACTCCGACAGCACGACATCTAA AGTGTTTGGCTTCATGGCGAAGAAGCCAGGAAGTGTAGCTGAGAACGTGTGTCACCTGTTCGCGGAGCTGGACCCCGAGCAGCCAGCCTCTGCCATCGTCAACTTCATCAACAAGGTCATGCTGGCCCCGCAGCGCAGGTAG
- the tns2a gene encoding tensin-2 isoform X1, which produces MFILLSHSSHSQSHSPFPVIHSSIVWAPPSHRTPRTKENKSIVSGNYACRAYGNVVKVRNQASVPGGISIYKMNKVGKGEPHIFKEKAFKKKRQCGVCHQSIDTLGSFCRVCKTATHKKCEAKVNTACIPAPPSDLQRRGTAPSRHIQHLGSTKSLTYSKQRSTLPRSQSSKPVPLPRSFSVDRVMERVMERNYDFDLTYITERIISVFFPPLLEEQRYRGNLKEVASMLKSKHQDKFLLLNLSERRHDITRMNQKVHDFGWPDLHAPPLDKICAMCKAMETWLNSDPQHVVVLHCKGNKGKTGVIIAAYMHYSKISAGADQALSTLAMRKFCEDKVSSSLQPSQNRYIYYFGGLLSGAIKMNSSPLFLHQVLIPTIPNFQADGGYFPFLKIYQSMQLVYTSGIYDLQGSGGRRLCVTIEPALLLKGDIMVKCYHRRVQNAERDTVFRLQFHTCTIHGAQLWFGKGELDEACSDDRFPSDATVEFVFSSGPEKMKGREYQRNDPAVTVDYNTSDPVVRWDSYENFNQRYQDSLEDIAHTRGPVDGSLYAQVKKRRAAGSGSLTSTNGSLPCSGAEERPSQLMSVSSDSGHSSSALAERNEEPPRPPPPTQQEREDLERLLGGIEGNRGGRRDQRERETAILDDGDPVLPPERAGTLRLSRSCSCRVGYRSQHCSEPACERPHHLSNGYCLDRASSSNGHSGAPPPGLMGMCQHHSTHPHQSLPPPDLLWDRQQGPPHYLHRACSEGPTRHLCPYPGQDIPPNPHPLSAPGRLLCRADEYLPYPHPTSHSHGHSHHPKPPGPYHDMMLLDSLGPPGCPCRDCCIRREDSAFHALRMDRGEGLHWEREALRRGREVSLHWDRDRDADLQWEREREREAEYWHRRATVSAYGPQDHDLPTFAFDPLPSGHPAYPEPTHSHTHSHLDIKYSSSSGYQTPRQACPCSPYQPSPSESRGYASGYQSESTSPLPPPAGCPGHSSHPSGPMESHTEAHSQPYPDTQTDGPTTVIEAAHWRDHINHPVSSRGIHREAHIPCSTPSDMSGPPTPVHTSSPLRTQESPSLAARDCEVRSKEALGDTSAPAQSPVRAQAGPQEPHSTSPGSRPREPSSTDPSTPAQAAPETLSPSSPLIPEVQQTPPVPAGSPTQTTPMAVMPPNHPENHTHPTPALPSEESPQVPRDSSPSASVAALAQRAGPDSSSLSSPPASPVSTSAQPHTNGCCPQPETVIPKPDSAPSSPQPPHSSQEGSPSTEPPVPGFATLGRRLMLASEPVGHLQHYSSMEGIASARGSPASEGHITPNFPLSPGYYQPFGSLGSYTGHPGSTVPQPPLPEKRRQGTLPGSPNGRLGSLRPGAGSQQSVQHHVTFSPSVGEVALPAGESDAVTEEELGNRVSVKFVQDSSRFWYKSGISRDQAIAALKEREPGAFLIRDSNSFQGAYGLALKVATPPPNVNSHKVADPSEQLVRHFLIETGPRGVKIKGCQNEPYFGSLSALVYQHSITPISLPCALRISEKDLLGDIQEVQPVSNLSTAADLLKQGAACNVLFLNSVETESLTGPQAIAKATAATMSRSPRPAATVVHFKVSAQGITLTDSQRRVFFRRHYPLNSVTFSSIDPQDRRWTNSDSTTSKVFGFMAKKPGSVAENVCHLFAELDPEQPASAIVNFINKVMLAPQRR; this is translated from the exons GTGGGGAAGGGAGAGCCGCACATCTTCAAGGAGAAGGCCTTCAAGAAGAAGCGTCAGTGTGGAGTGTGTCACCAGAGCATCGACACCCTCGGCTCCTTCTGTCGAG TGTGCAAAACAGCCACACATAAGAAATGTGAAGCAAAG GTGAACACAGCCTGCATCCCAGCTCCCCCATCTGACCTG CAGCGCAGGGGGACTGCTCCCTCCAGACACATCCAGCACCTG gGCTCCACAAAGTCTTTGACGTACTCCAAACAGCGGAGCACTCTTCCCAG GAGCCAATCCTCTAAACCTGTCCCTCTGCCCAGGAGCTTCAGTGTGGACCGGGTGATGGAGCGTGTCATGGAGAGGAACTATGACTTTGACCTCACCTACATCACAGAGAGGATCATCTCGGTCTTCTTCCCCCCTCTGCTGGAGGAGCAGCGCTACCGTGGAAACCTCAAGGAGGTGGCCTCCATGCTGAAATCCAAGCACCAGGACAAGTTTCTG CTTCTCAACCTCTCAGAGAGAAGGCATGACATCACACGCATGAACCAAAAG GTCCATGACTTTGGCTGGCCCGACCTTCACGCCCCTCCTCTCGACAAAATCTGTGCCATGTGCAAAGCCATGGAGACCTGGCTGAACTCCGACCCCCAGCATGTGGTGGTGCTGCACTgcaag GGAAACAAAGGTAAAACTGGAGTCATCATTGCAGCCTACATGCACTACAGCAAGATTTCAGCAGG GGCAGACCAGGCTCTGAGCACACTGGCCATGAGGAAGTTCTGCGAGGACAaggtctcctcctccctccagccTTCACAGAACAG GTACATCTACTACTTCGGGGGGCTCCTCTCAGGGGCCATCAAGATGAACAGCAGTCCCCTGTTCCTCCACCAGGTCCTCATCCCCACCATCCCCAACTTCCAGGCAGATGGAG GATACTTTCCATTCCTGAAGATATATCAGTCCATGCAGCTGGTCTACACATCTGGAATATA TGACCTGCAGGGCTCAGGAGGAAGGCGACTGTGTGTAACCATTGAACCGGCGCTGCTGCTGAAAGGAGACATAATG GTGAAATGCTACCACAGGCGGGTCCAGAATGCCGAGAGGGACACAGTGTTCCGGCTGCAGTTCCACACCTGCACCATCCACGGAGCGCAGCTCTGGTTTGGCAAAGGGGAGCTGGACGAGGCCTGCTCAG ATGACAGATTTCCCTCTGATGCAACAGTGGAGTTTGTGTTTTCCTCCGGACCAGAAAAGATGAAAG GTCGGGAATACCAGAGGAATGACCCTGCGGTTACTGTTGACTATAACACATCGGACCCAGTGGTGCGCTGGGATTCTTATGAGAACTTTAACCAGAGGTATCAAGACAGCTTGGAAG ATATTGCTCATACGCGTGGCCCAGTGGATGGCAGTCTGTATGCCCAGGTGAAGAAGAGACGTGCGGCCGGCTCTGGATCCCTCACCTCCACCAATGGGAGCCTGCCGTGCAGCGGCGCCGAGGAGAGGCCCAGTCAGCTGATGTCGGTGAGCTCCGACTCGGGCCACTCTTCCTCTGCCCTGGCCGAGCGCAACGAGGAGCCCCCGCGCCCGCCGCCCCCCACCCAGCAGGAGCGCGAGGACCTGGAGCGGCTGCTGGGGGGCATCGAGGGCAATCGGGGCGGCAGGCGAGACCAGCGGGAGCGCGAGACGGCCATTTTGGACGACGGAGACCCCGTGCTGCCCCCCGAGCGCGCGGGCACCCTGAGGCTGagccgctcctgctcctgccgcGTGGGCTACCGCTCCCAGCACTGCTCCGAACCGGCCTGCGAGCGGCCCCACCACCTGTCCAACGGCTACTGCCTGGACAGGGCGTCCAGCTCCAACGGGCACTCCGGCGCCCCGCCGCCGGGCCTCATGGGGATGTGCCAGCACCACAGCACCCACCCTCACCAGTCCCTGCCACCTCCAGACCTGCTGTGGGATCGACAGCAGGGGCCCCCGCACTACCTGCACCGTGCCTGCTCTGAAGGCCCCACCCGGCACCTGTGCCCCTACCCTGGCCAGGACATCCCCCCGAACCCCCACCCTCTGTCTGCCCCCGGGCGTCTGCTCTGCCGAGCGGATGAGTACCTGCCTTACCCCCACCCCACGTCCCACAGTCACGGCCACTCACACCACCCCAAGCCCCCCGGCCCCTACCACGACATGATGCTGCTGGACAGCCTGGGTCCTCCTGGCTGCCCCTGCCGGGACTGCTGTATCAGGAGGGAGGACTCGGCCTTCCACGCGCTGCGCATGGACAGGGGGGAGGGTCTGCACTGGGAGAGGGAGGCCCTGAGACGAGGCCGCGAGGTCTCTCTCCACTGGGACCGGGACCGGGACGCCGACCTGCAGtgggagcgagagcgagagcgggaGGCCGAGTACTGGCATCGCAGGGCCACCGTGTCAGCATACGGGCCCCAGGACCACGACCTACCCACGTTCGCCTTTGACCCCTTGCCGTCCGGCCACCCAGCCTACCCAGAGCCCACGCACTCGCACACCCACTCGCACCTGGACATTaaatacagcagcagcagcggctaCCAGACCCCGCGGCAGGCCTGCCCCTGCTCTCCCTACCAGCCCTCCCCCTCAGAGAGCAGAGGCTACGCGTCAGGGTACCAGTCAGAGTCCACctcacctctcccccctcctgccGGCTGCCCCGGACACTCCAGCCACCCCAGTGGCCCAATGGAGAGCCACACCGAGGCCCATTCGCAACCGTATCCTGACACACAAACTG ATGGCCCTACAACCGTCATTGAGGCTGCCCACTGGCGGGACCACATTAACCATCCTGTGTCCTCGAGGGGGatacacagagaagcacacattCCTTGCTCTACGCCGTCAGATATGTCTGGACCACCCACACCGGTTCATACCAGCAGCCCTCTGCGTACACAAGAGAG CCCCAGCTTGGCAGCTCGTGATTGTGAGGTGCGCTCTAAAGAGGCCCTTGGTGACACCAGTGCACCGGCTCAGTCCCCGGTCCGAGCCCAGGCTGGACCACAGGAACCTCACAGCACCAGCCCGGGCTCCAGGCCCAGGGAGCCCTCCAGCACCGACCCCAGCACCCCTGCACAGGCAGCTCCGGAGACCCTCAGCCCCTCCTCCCCACTCATTCCAGAGGTGCAGCAGACACCGCCTGTGCCTGCTGGCTCCCCTACCCAGACCACACCAATGGCTGTCATGCCCCCTAACCACCCCGAGAACCACACTCACCCCACGCCTGCCCTCCCATCAGAGGAAAGCCCACAGGTCCCTCGGGACAGTTCTCCATCGGCCAGCGTGGCTGCACTGGCCCAGCGGGCAGGACCCGactcctccagcctctcctccccccctgccTCTCCCGTGTCCACCTCAGCCCAGCCCCACACCAATGGCTGCTGCCCGCAACCAGAAACTGTGATTCCCAAACCCGACTCAGCTCCCTCCTCGCCTCAGCCTCCCCACAGCAGCCAGGAGGGGTCCCCCTCCACGGAGCCCCCCGTGCCAGGCTTCGCCACGCTCGGCCGGAGGCTCATGCTGGCCTCCGAGCCAGTGGGGCATCTGCAGCACTACTCCAGTATGGAGGGCATTGCCAGCGCCCGGGGATCCCCTGCCTCTGAGGGCCACATCACCCCCAACTTCCCACTGTCTCCTGGCTACTACCAGCCCTTCGGGTCTCTGGGCTCCTACACGGGTCACCCGGGCAGCACGGTCCCCCAGCCTCCGCTCCCCGAGAAACGTCGCCAAGGCACACTGCCCGGATCGCCCAATGGAAGGCTGGGCTCGTTGAGGCCTGGGGCGGGGAGCCAGCAGTCTGTCCAGCACCATGTCACATTCTCCCCATCCGTGGGTGAGGTAGCCCTGCCCGCCGGCGAAAGCGACGCCGTTACTGAGGAGGAGCTGGGCAACAGAGTCAGCGTCAAATTTGTGCAGGACAGCTCCCGCTTCTGGTACAAGTCAGGCATTTCCAGGGACCAAG CTATTGCGGCgcttaaagagagagagcctggggCTTTTTTGATCCGGGACAGCAACTCATTTCAAGGGGCCTACGGCCTTGCACTGAAGGTGGCAACTCCACCCCCCAATGTAAACAGCCACAAAG TGGCAGATCCTTCAGAACAACTGGTACGGCATTTCCTGATTGAAACGGGTCCACGTGGTGTTAAGATCAAGGGATGTCAAAATGAGCCCTATTTCG GAAGTCTGTCTGCTCTTGTATATCAGCATTCCATCACTCCAATCTCCCTGCCTTGTGCCCTTCGCATCTCAGAGAAAG ACCTATTAGGAGACATCCAGGAGGTGCAGCCGGTGAGCAACCTGAGCACAGCGGCAGACCTGCTCAAGCAGGGCGCAG CTTGTAATGTGCTGTTCCTGAACTCCGTGGAGACGGAGTCACTGACAGGACCCCAGGCTATTGCAAAAGCGACTGCTGCAACCATGTCTCGGAGTCCGCGGCCAGCTGCCACCGTGGTCCACTTTAAGGTGTCGGCCCAAGGCATCACGCTCACGGACAGCCAGCGCAG gGTGTTCTTCAGGAGACACTATCCTCTTAACAGTGTCACGTTCAGCAGCATTGATCCACAAGACCGAAG GTGGACTAACTCCGACAGCACGACATCTAA AGTGTTTGGCTTCATGGCGAAGAAGCCAGGAAGTGTAGCTGAGAACGTGTGTCACCTGTTCGCGGAGCTGGACCCCGAGCAGCCAGCCTCTGCCATCGTCAACTTCATCAACAAGGTCATGCTGGCCCCGCAGCGCAGGTAG